CATCGCCGGGCGTCGCGACCAGGTGTTCCTGGTCAGCAAGGTCTACCCGCACAATGCCAGCCGACGCGCTGTGCCGGCCGCCTGCGAGCGCAGCCTCCGGCGCCTGGGCACCGACTGCATCGACCTGTACCTGCTGCACTGGCGCGGCCAGTATCCGCTGGAGGAGACCGTCGAAGCGTTCGAGCGCCTGGTCGAGCAAGGCAAGATCCGTCGCTGGGGCGTGTCCAACTTCGACCTTGACGACCTGCGCGAGCTCGACAACCCCGCCTGCGCCACCAACCAGGTGCTGTACAACCCAGCCGAGCGCGGCATCGAGTTCGACCTGCTGCCGTGGAGCCGCCAGCAGGGCTTGCCGACCATGGCCTACTGCCCGCTGGCCCAGGCCGGGCGCCTGCTGCGCCATCCGGTGATGACGCAGGTCGCTGAGCGCCACGGTGCTACGCCGGCCCAGGTGAGCCTGGCCTGGGTGACGCGGGGTGAAGGGGTAATCGCGATTCCCAAGGCGGTCAATCCAGAGCATGTGCGCCTGAATGCGGCGGCGGCCGACCTGGTGCTTGCCGAAGAAGACCTGCAAGACATCGAGCAGGCATTCCCCGCTCCGACACGCAAGCAGCGCCTGGCGATGGTCTGAGTTGCCTGCACGAGGGGCCGCGCCGCGGCCCTATCGTAGGCAAGCCGGCTCCCACACCGACCGTGCCACCTTCAAGCCAAGTGCCAATGACTAGTGGAAGTCCCGGCTGCGCACATCCAGCCCCTGCAACAGGGGGCTGATGTCCTCGAGACGCCGGGCGATCAGGTGCCGTACCCCGCTCTCCTGCTCCAGGCGCCCGCTCACCTTGAGCAACTTCGAACCCACCAGTGCCCGCCGCTGGCGCTCGGCCAGGTCGCGCCAGACCACCACATTGACCATCCCGTGCTCATCCTCGAGGGTGACGAAGGTCACACCGCTGGCGGTCTGCGGGCGCTGGCGCCCGACCACGATGCCGGCCACGGCGACAGTGTCGCCATGCTCGACCCCCGCCAGCTCCGTCGAGCTGCGACAGCCCAGTGCCCGCAAGCGTGAACGCAGCAGGGTCAAAGGATGCGGCCCGAGGGTGGTGCCCAGGGTGCCGTAGTCAGCGGCCAGGTCCTCGGCGACACTCGGCACCGGCAACGCCACCGCCTGCTCGGACACCGGCTCGAGCCCGGCGAACAACGGCAACTGCGATTGCACCGCCGCCACCTGCCAACGTGCCTGGTGACGGTCACCGACCAGCCCGCGCAACGCCCCGGCATCCGCCAGGCGCGCACGGGCACGAGCATCGAGCCCGGCGCGCAGGCACAGGTCCTCGACGTCGCGCCACGGGCGCTGTGCCCGCGCCTGTGCCAGGCGGCAGGCATCGCCTTCACCAAAGCCACGGATCTGGCGCAACCCCAGGCGGATGGCCAACGCCCCCTCGCCCACGGCCTCCAGGGTGCAGTCCCAGTCGCTGTGGAACACATCCACCGGGCGCACCTCGATCCCTTGGCGGCGGGCCTCCTGCAACAACTGGTCGGGACTGTAGAAGCCCATCGGCCAGCTGTTGACCAGTGCGCAGGTGAAGATCGCCGGCTCATGGCACTTGAGCCAACTGCTGGCATAGCACAGCAGGGCGAAACTGGCGGCGTGGGACTCGGGGAAACCGTAGCTGCCAAAGCCCTTGATCTGCTCGAAGATGCGCTCGGCAAAGGCCAGTTCGTAGCCATTGCGCAGCATGCCCGCGATCAGCCGCTCGCGGTGCGGCTCCAGCCCGCCATGGCGCTTCCAGGCGGCCATGCTGCGGCGCAGCTGGTCGGCCTCGCCCGGGCTGTAGTCGGCGGCGACCATGGCCAGCTCCATCACCTGCTCCTGGAACAACGGCACCCCCAGAGTGCGCTCGAAGACGGCCTGGAGTTTTTCCGATGGATAGGTGACCGGCTCCTGCTTGAGCCGGCGCCGCAGGTACGGGTGGACCATGTCGCCCTGGATCGGCCCGGGACGGACGATGGCCACCTCGATCACCAGGTCGTAGAACTTCACCGGCTTGAGCCGGGGCAGCATGGCCATTTGTGCCCGCGACTCGATCTGGAACACACCCATGGTCTCGGCGCGGCCGATCATGGCGTAGGTGGCCGGGTCCTCCTTGGGCAGGGTCGCCAGCGTGTACTCGCGTCCCCGGTGCCGGGTGATCAGGTCGAAGCAGCGGCGCAGCGCGCTGAGCATGCCCAGCGCCAGCACATCGACCTTGAGCAGGCCGACCATGTCCAGGTCATCCTTGTCCCACTGGATCACCGTGCGCTCGGCCATTGCCGCGTTCTCCACCGGCACCAACCGGTCCAGCGGCTGCTCGGAGATGACGAAACCACCGGGATGCTGCGACAGGTGCCGGGGAAAGCCGATCAGTTCCCCCGCCAGCACCAGGATGCGCCGCAGCGAGGGACTGTGCGCATCAAAGCCGGCCTCGGCCAGGCGCCCGGCATCGGGAATGCGATCGCTCCAGCGTCCGCAGCACTTGGCCAGGGCATCCACCTGGTCAGCTGGCAGGCCAAGCACCCGGGCCACATCGCGCACCGCGCCGGCGGCATGGTAGCTGCTGACCACCGCAGTGAGTGCCGCCCGGTGTCGGCCGTAACGGCGGAACACGTACTGGATCACCTCTTCGCGGCGATCATGCTCGAAGTCCACGTCGATGTCCGGCGGCTCGTTGCGCTCGCGGGAGAGGAAGCGCTCGAACAAAAGGCGGTGCTCCATGGGGTCGAGCTCGGTGATGCCGAGCACGAAACACACCACCGAGTTGGCCGCCGAACCGCGCCCCTGGCAGAGGATACGCTGGCGGCGGGCGAAGGCGACGATGTCGTGGACAGTCAGGAAGTAACTCTCGTAGCCCAGCTCCTCGATCAATGCCAGCTCCCGTTCCAGCACCGTGCGCACCTTGTCGCTCGGGCCCTGGGGCCAGCGTTCGGGCAGGCCGCGCCGGCACAGTTCGCGCAACCAGCTGGCCGGGGTCTGCCCTGCGGGCACCAGTTCCCGTGGATACTGGTAGTTCAGCTGGGACAGGTCGAAGGTGCAGCGCCCGGCAATCCGCAGGGTCGGCGCGAGCAGATCGTCCGGGTACAGTTCGCGCAACTGGTCGAGCGAGCGCAGGTGACGCTCGCCGTTGGCGAACAGGAAACGTCCCGCCTCGGCGACCGCGCACTGTTCGCGGATGGCGGTCATGCAGTCCTGCAGCGCACGCCGCCCGCGCACATGCATGTGCACATCGCCGCAGGCCACCAGCGGGATCTCCAGCCGAGTCCCAAGCGCGCGCAGCTGTGCCAGACGCCGGGTGTCGTCGGCCCCGCGATGCAGGTGCACCGCCAGCCACAGGCGCTCGCCGAACAGCGGCCGCAACCAGGCCGCGTCGCCGTCGTCGGGCTCAGCCACCCACAGCGCCAGCAAGCCCTGGTGATGGGCCTCGAGGTCCTCGACGAGCAACTGGTAGCTGCCCTTCTCCGAGCGCCGCCGGGCGCGGGTGATCAGCGCGCAGAGATTCTGGTAACCGACAAGGTCTTCCACCAGCAGCACCAGCTTCGGCCCCTGGTGCACCCGCACCTCGCTGCCGACGATCAGCTTCAACTGATGCTGCTTCGCCGCCTGCCAGGCCCGGACAATCCCCGCCAGCGTGCATTCGTCGGTGATCGCCAGGGCCTGGTAGCCCTGCTCGCGAGCGCGGCGAAACAGTTCGTCGGCACTGGAAGCACCGCGCTGGAAACTGAAGTTCGACAGACAGTGCAGTTCCGCATACGCCGGACCGTTCATGCGAACCAGCCCTGCAACCACAGTGGCCCCGGGGCCGCCAGGTCGCGGAAGGCCCAGCCGCACAGGCCATCGCGGGTCTCGATGCGGTAGTAGTCACGGCGCACGTCGCCACCGTCCCACCAACCGGACTCGATGCGTTCGGCGGCCCCCAGCAGTTGCAGGCCGGCCTCGCTCAAGAGCTGGGGCGTGGGCAGCAGCCAACCGGGACGACGACCAGGGGCCATCACCCGTTGGCCTTGGGCGCCCTGCTCCACGCCTTGCCAGGCGCGCTCGGGGCGATGGTCGGCTTCGGCGCGCAGCCCCCTGACCGCCTCGTCACCGAGCCGCGCCCGCAGCCGTTCACGCAACTGCTCCCAGGGCTGGACCTGCTGCGCGCGCGGGTCGAACAGCGCCTGGCGTTGAGGCACGAAGGGCGGCAGGTCGGCGGCCAGCAGGCGCAGGTTGCGCACCGGCGCCGGGATACGCAGCGGCTCCAGGCGGCCACGGGCCAGCTCGAACAGCAGCGAAGCGTCGCGCTCGGCGGCCAGCAGGCCAACCTTGAGCACGGTGTCCGCGCCTTCGGCGTGCTCCAGGTGCAGCTCGAAACGCTGCACGCCGCAGTCGCGCCCGGCGAGGAAGGCCGCCAGGTCACTGATGAGGCGACGCAAGGGGAACAGCAGCGCCTGATGCGACTCGACATCGAAGTTCAGCTCCAGCCGCGCCTCGAAACGATCGGGCGGCTGGTAGAAGTCCAGCCCCAGGTTGCGCAGGCCGAGCAACTGGTCCAGGTGCAGTTGCACCTGGGCGCTGAAGCGCCTGGCCAAGGCATCGCGCGGCAGCGCCAGCACCTGCTCGAGCCGGTGCAGCCCCATGCGGGCGAAGGCCTCGACTGCGTCGACCGGCAGGCCGACACGGTTGACGGGCATCTCCAGCAAGGCGGCGCGGGTCGCCTGCGGGCAGGTCAGCGCCAGGCCGTCATGGCCGTTGGCGAGCATCCTCGCCGCCACCGGGTTGCTGGCCACGACAATGCGCTGGCGCAGCCCCAGCGCCGCCAGTTCCTGGCGCAAGCGCGCCTCGAACAGCGGCCAGGGGCCGAACAGTTGCAGGCTCGAGCCCACCTCCAGCAGCAACGCACGGGGATAGTAAAGACTGACTTGGGCGCTGAAACGGTAGGCCCAGGCCGCCAGCAACTGCTGCAACTGCTCGATACGCGCCGGCTCGACCTCGACGCAGGTGAAACCGTCGGCCAGGGCGCGGGCGGCGGTCAGCGTCTGCCCTGCGCGCAGCCCCAGCTCACTGGCCGCCGGGTTGACCGCCCGCAGCACACGGCGCTGGGGCGGACCGCCCAGCAGCACCAGCGGCGCCTCGGGGTCGTCGCGTTCGCGCAGGACGGTGTCCAGCGCCAGCTGTGGCAACAGGATGCAGGCCCAGAGCATGGCGCATTACTCCCGCCCGGGGCAGGCGATGGGCGTGACCGGCGCCAGGCCGCCCCGGCACTTGAGCACGCGCCACTGCGCCGGACGCAGGTCGAGGGCAATGCGCAGGGCGGCGGGCGAAGGGTTCAGCGCGGCCTGGTGCGGGCGACAGGCGAACGCCAGCGCATCGCCGGTCTCCGCAGCCACCTGCAGGCGCCGCAGGGCACGGTCGTCGGCACGCTCTGGCCAGCACAGCACGGCGGCGCAACTGCCCGAGCGCAGGCACTGCTCGGCGGCCCACAAGGCATC
This window of the Pseudomonas mosselii genome carries:
- a CDS encoding aldo/keto reductase, with protein sequence MRYVNLAGSRVPAIGQGTWYMGEDPGRRAAEVAALQQGIELGLGLIDTAEMYAEGGAEQVVGQAIAGRRDQVFLVSKVYPHNASRRAVPAACERSLRRLGTDCIDLYLLHWRGQYPLEETVEAFERLVEQGKIRRWGVSNFDLDDLRELDNPACATNQVLYNPAERGIEFDLLPWSRQQGLPTMAYCPLAQAGRLLRHPVMTQVAERHGATPAQVSLAWVTRGEGVIAIPKAVNPEHVRLNAAAADLVLAEEDLQDIEQAFPAPTRKQRLAMV
- a CDS encoding error-prone DNA polymerase; the protein is MNGPAYAELHCLSNFSFQRGASSADELFRRAREQGYQALAITDECTLAGIVRAWQAAKQHQLKLIVGSEVRVHQGPKLVLLVEDLVGYQNLCALITRARRRSEKGSYQLLVEDLEAHHQGLLALWVAEPDDGDAAWLRPLFGERLWLAVHLHRGADDTRRLAQLRALGTRLEIPLVACGDVHMHVRGRRALQDCMTAIREQCAVAEAGRFLFANGERHLRSLDQLRELYPDDLLAPTLRIAGRCTFDLSQLNYQYPRELVPAGQTPASWLRELCRRGLPERWPQGPSDKVRTVLERELALIEELGYESYFLTVHDIVAFARRQRILCQGRGSAANSVVCFVLGITELDPMEHRLLFERFLSRERNEPPDIDVDFEHDRREEVIQYVFRRYGRHRAALTAVVSSYHAAGAVRDVARVLGLPADQVDALAKCCGRWSDRIPDAGRLAEAGFDAHSPSLRRILVLAGELIGFPRHLSQHPGGFVISEQPLDRLVPVENAAMAERTVIQWDKDDLDMVGLLKVDVLALGMLSALRRCFDLITRHRGREYTLATLPKEDPATYAMIGRAETMGVFQIESRAQMAMLPRLKPVKFYDLVIEVAIVRPGPIQGDMVHPYLRRRLKQEPVTYPSEKLQAVFERTLGVPLFQEQVMELAMVAADYSPGEADQLRRSMAAWKRHGGLEPHRERLIAGMLRNGYELAFAERIFEQIKGFGSYGFPESHAASFALLCYASSWLKCHEPAIFTCALVNSWPMGFYSPDQLLQEARRQGIEVRPVDVFHSDWDCTLEAVGEGALAIRLGLRQIRGFGEGDACRLAQARAQRPWRDVEDLCLRAGLDARARARLADAGALRGLVGDRHQARWQVAAVQSQLPLFAGLEPVSEQAVALPVPSVAEDLAADYGTLGTTLGPHPLTLLRSRLRALGCRSSTELAGVEHGDTVAVAGIVVGRQRPQTASGVTFVTLEDEHGMVNVVVWRDLAERQRRALVGSKLLKVSGRLEQESGVRHLIARRLEDISPLLQGLDVRSRDFH
- a CDS encoding Y-family DNA polymerase, with the translated sequence MLWACILLPQLALDTVLRERDDPEAPLVLLGGPPQRRVLRAVNPAASELGLRAGQTLTAARALADGFTCVEVEPARIEQLQQLLAAWAYRFSAQVSLYYPRALLLEVGSSLQLFGPWPLFEARLRQELAALGLRQRIVVASNPVAARMLANGHDGLALTCPQATRAALLEMPVNRVGLPVDAVEAFARMGLHRLEQVLALPRDALARRFSAQVQLHLDQLLGLRNLGLDFYQPPDRFEARLELNFDVESHQALLFPLRRLISDLAAFLAGRDCGVQRFELHLEHAEGADTVLKVGLLAAERDASLLFELARGRLEPLRIPAPVRNLRLLAADLPPFVPQRQALFDPRAQQVQPWEQLRERLRARLGDEAVRGLRAEADHRPERAWQGVEQGAQGQRVMAPGRRPGWLLPTPQLLSEAGLQLLGAAERIESGWWDGGDVRRDYYRIETRDGLCGWAFRDLAAPGPLWLQGWFA